In Prunus dulcis chromosome 2, ALMONDv2, whole genome shotgun sequence, a single genomic region encodes these proteins:
- the LOC117619138 gene encoding protein NRT1/ PTR FAMILY 5.1 translates to MEAKASYTRDGTVDLRGRPVLASKTGKWKACAFLVGYEAFERMAFYGIASNLVNYLTTQLHEDTVSSVRNVNNWSGSVWMTPVLGAYIADSYLGRFWTFTISSLIYVTGMMLLTMAVSLKSFKPSCSNGICNKASSSQIAFFYISLYTIAIGSGGTKPNISTFGADQFDDFDPQEKKLKASFFNWWMFSSFLGALVATLGLVYIQENLGWGLGYGIPTAGLILSLFIFYFGTPMYRHKVSKTKSPARDLFQIPIAAYKNRKAHLPSNPSELHEFEPQHYINSGKRQMYHTPIFRFLDKAAIKDGNNMDASLRPPCTVTQVEGTKLVIGMAMIWLVTLIPSTIWAQINTLFVKQGTTLDRSLGQQFHIPAASLGSFVTLSMLLSVPMYDRYFVPLVRARTKNHRGITLLQRLGIGFVVQVIAIAIAYAVEVRRMRVIRVHHLNGPKEIVPMSIFWLLPQYVLLGIADVFNAIGLLEFFYDQSPEDMQSLGTTFFTSGIGVGNFLNSFLVTMVDKITGRNGGKSWIGNNLNDCHLDYYYGFLLVISAINLGAFLWASCKYVYKRESVEVKEGCVDLVEGKAIATSPLGLQV, encoded by the exons ATGGAAGCCAAAGCTTCCTACACCCGGGACGGCACCGTAGATCTTCGGGGCCGCCCTGTGCTTGCCTCCAAGACTGGCAAATGGAAAGCTTGTGCTTTTCTTGTTG GGTACGAAGCATTTGAGAGGATGGCCTTCTATGGAATAGCTTCAAATTTGGTGAATTACTTGACCACTCAGCTTCATGAAGACACAGTTTCCTCTGTTAGAAATGTCAATAACTGGTCCGGTTCAGTATGGATGACACCAGTTCTGGGGGCTTACATAGCCGACTCTTACTTGGGTCGTTTCTGGACTTTCACCATCTCATCCCTCATTTACGTCACG GGAATGATGCTTCTGACCATGGCTGTTTCACTGAAAAGCTTCAAACCAAGCTGCAGCAATGGCATTTGCAACAAAGCCTCCTCTTCACAGATTGCGTTCTTCTACATTTCTCTCTACACCATAGCAATTGGGTCAGGGGGGACAAAACCCAATATCTCCACCTTTGGGGCAGACCAGTTTGATGATTTCGACCCTCAAGAGAAGAAGCTCAAGGCCTCATTTTTCAACTGGTGGATGTTCAGCTCTTTCTTGGGTGCTTTAGTTGCAACCCTAGGCCTTGTTTACATCCAAGAAAACTTGGGTTGGGGGTTAGGGTATGGCATCCCCACAGCTGGTCTTATACTGTCCTTGTTCATCTTCTACTTTGGAACCCCAATGTATAGGCACAAAGTTAGCAAGACCAAAAGCCCTGCAAGGGACTTGTTTCAAATCCCCATTGCTGCCTATAAAAATCGAAAGGCTCATCTCCCTAGCAACCCATCTGAGCTTCATGAATTTGAGCCACAGCATTACATTAATAGTGGAAAACGCCAGATGTACCACACTCCAATTTTCAG GTTCTTGGACAAGGCTGCGATAAAAGATGGCAACAACATGGATGCCTCATTGAGGCCTCCATGCACAGTGACACAAGTTGAAGGAACAAAGCTAGTTATTGGAATGGCCATGATATGGCTTGTCACTCTAATTCCTAGCACCATTTGGGCACAAATCAACACTTTGTTTGTCAAGCAAGGCACCACCCTAGACCGAAGCCTAGGCCAACAATTCCACATACCCGCAGCCTCCCTAGGGAGCTTTGTGACCCTCTCAATGCTTCTCTCCGTGCCTATGTACGACCGTTATTTTGTGCCCTTGGTACGTGCCAGAACCAAAAACCATAGAGGAATCACACTTCTCCAAAGACTTGGGATTGGATTTGTGGTCCAGGTTATAGCCATTGCAATTGCTTATGCTGTGGAAGTTAGGAGAATGCGTGTGATCAGAGTGCACCATCTTAATGGGCCTAAAGAAATTGTGCCCATGAGCATTTTTTGGTTGCTGCCCCAATATGTGCTGCTTGGGATAGCTGATGTGTTCAATGCAATTGGGTTGCTTGAGTTTTTCTATGATCAGTCTCCAGAGGACATGCAGAGTCTTGGGACAACTTTTTTCACAAGTGGGATTGGGGTTGGTAACTTTTTGAACAGCTTTCTTGTGACAATGGTGGATAAAATTACAGGGAGGAATGGAGGTAAAAGTTGGATCGGTAACAACTTGAATGACTGTCACTTGGATTATTACTATGGGTTTCTTTTGGTCATATCTGCTATAAACTTAGGGGCATTTTTGTGGGCTTCTTGCAAATATGTCTACAAAAGGGAATCTGTGGAAGTGAAGGAGGGTTGTGTTGATCTGGTGGAGGGCAAAGCAATTGCAACTTCTCCACTTGGACTACAAGtctaa